The window CCCTTACCCTATGTCCCCAGTATCCCCAACAAATATTTGCTGGGGATAccgtccctcctctctgacttgGTCCTGTAGTCTTTGTCTTTCAGCCTCATACTTTTTACAACGAATTAGGATATGCtgcacattttctttatcaCCACAATCCCCACACCTGTCACTGTTCCTTTTTCCCCATTAAAGCCAAAGTGCCATTAAGACCTGTGTGATCCAGTCTGAGTCTTGTTATGatgatttattttccttctgttcctttctttatatttctttgttaTGATCGGCTTTTGTATTCTGAAATATCCCCTTCCTTTCTGGTTCCTCCTCCCATCTTTTCTGCCATATCTCCACTCCTTTCCTTTTAATCActgcttttccttctcctttcccaaGTAAAACTGGTACTGTTAACTTTTTGCTAGTTTATCTGCAAACTCATTCCCTTTCACCCCCTTCATGTGCTGGAACCCAACAGAATAATATATCTAAACCCCCTCTGTGCAGTCTTAGCAAGCTATAGTACAGTTCTGCTGACAGCTCAGTGACAAGCAGAATAAGTTAGAGCTCCTCCGTGTGGAAAGCTTCTGTCACTACATGCCTTCATGTCACTTGCATGTCACTTTTTTAAAGATTGTGATAACACCAATTGTATTCATTATTTGGggtgtttatattttattgagtGAAAAATTAGCAATTGATTGGTTCTTTTATAactgtatacatataaatacaagCAATCAGGCTTACAGTGTATGAAATGAACACAATGTACATGTACACAAACAGAGATAAGTACATAAAGTGTTGCCATAATACATAATCATGGCTAATTGTGCATAGACTGATTGAGAAATactacacatatacatataaatatatatatatataaagggagatttttttttataaagtattttatactcttattaacatgggagtgggtaaatatgctggttttgtgcaaatgtatgtatatatttattattagaaatcaattaataacacaaaacaatgacaaatattgtccagaaaccctcacaggtactgcatttagcataaaaatatgctcaaatcataacatggcaaactcaagcccaacacgcaacaacagctgtcagtgtgtcagtgtgctgacttgactatgacttgctccaaactgcatgtgattatcataaagtgggcatgtctgtaaaggggagactcgtgggtactcatagacccattttcattcacatatctggaggtcagaggtcaagggacctctttaaaaatggccatgacagtttttccttgccaaaatttagcgcaggtttggagcgttatttagctttcttatgttggtaccaatggattcctcaggttttctagtttcatatgatgatgatgatgatactaaactatatacatatatatatagtttagtTTCAGGGTATGCTATACTGTAGGTCTTAAGGTATAAATTTGATCATGTATGGTCAAACCTTACCTGAAAACTGTATAAATTGAGTGTGTCGTTAACTGATTTTTCTTTGTCTGATATGGCCAAATATTTGTGCTTTTATGAAACagaatttaaaggtgcagtaagTAAGATctagcgacatctagtggtgaggttgcagattgcaaccaactgaaatttctcccgtgtgccaagcatgtaggaaaactatggtggctgacgcgaaaatgtgaaaacgtgaatggccctatatctagagccagcgtttggtttgtccgttccgggctactgtagaatcATGGCAGCCTGgtttgtgaagaggacctgctttgtatgtagatatgaagggctcattctaaggtaacgaaaacacaacaattcttagttttaggtgattatacactaaagaaaacatacttattaatattatattacatttctgccaatagatccccctaaatgctacacacggCCCCTTTAAAGTAAGACAGGAATGTAAATCCCAATATATAAATCAATGACAGTTACTAATGATATGACACCTGATCTGTGATTAATAATCAATACCAAAGAGAAAAGCTATGCTATGAAAATATAGAGCCTGTCCTGTAAAGTTGAATATACCCCTGTTGGATACAATAGAGATTTTATCAACTGTGCCTTCCTTTATCACGACTGCAGTGGTTTGGATCTGTTGCTCATACAACCACGTTACATTATTGCAATCGAGAGTAGCAGAAGTATGATTCCTGCTGGGTTCACAATCCAGGAAGTGCCGCTGGTCACCGCGCCCGGAAATTGACAATTGACAGTAGGTGTCTTCATCATCTCCCTGACAGTGCCATTTGGGTTAAATACGTATTTGTCCTGTGAAAAAGAAAAGGTGATAAGGAAATGACAGACAGGGGACTCCACagttttaaaaactaaaaaatcttCAACTAAACAAACCGTTCAGACTGTCACTTACTTCTTCATTACCGGCGTACTGAATGTGTGGATGGTTCTTTATGAAACTCTCCTGCTCAGCAATTTTATCCTGGTCTGAAGTTGTGGTGTCTTCAGACATGCTGTCAGAAATAGAGCTACTTTAAAAGAGCATCAAGATACATCTGCTTGAAGAAAATATGTACCAGCACTGGTGCAGTCTCAGCAGAAATATGAGGTGAAGGACTGCATCGGGGCTTACAGGTAACTTGTGGTGATTGCAGTTGGGGTGCTGTGGCATGTGGTGACCTTGATTGCAGGGTAGTAGAGGAGGAAGGCCAGGCACATCTCATCAGTAGTTGCTAACCCCATCTGAAGGAGGAAAATGTGAAGTATGGCAGGCAATAAAGACACAGGATTCTCTTTATACATGTGTATGGATTTAAAACATAATGTATGATGCCATGGAAATATGAAAGCCAGGTCTTGGACAACACTGATTTAATTTAAAGCACATTGTATAATGACATGAGGTCATACAGTATTTACCCGAGTGACATTGGTGCGATTGGTAGTACTGTAGGTGCACTCCACTGCAATTTCATCACCCTGTAATGGGAGACAAGTAATGTGGCTTGATAAATTATGGAACATTGTTAATAGTATAAAGTTTTTAACAACTAATAGCTCACTAAATAAATTAACTGCGTTGTAACATATGGGCATAATATCTGGGCATGGAGGCAATAGAGACTTACTGGCTTTATGGTCTTGATTTTTCCCAAAAGGGTGCCCTGCTGTAGCCCAAAGTCGTAGTTCTCATCCAGGGCCACGAAGTGTATCTGCTTTCCATTTCTACAGAGACCAAGACGTATGAAATAAGACtatgtttacaagaaaacaatgCTACAATTCATAATCGGTATCAAAACTGGATTTTATCCCAAAACACAATTACCTTAAACtcattatttaaaggtgcagttggtagaaatgcagcaaatatgattaatacaaatatttttttggaaactgcactatatcctgacagtagtgcatgagacaggtaatctgaaaaaaaatcatgtgcctttgtgtcctccgatgctcctaatggcatctgtaagttttcacagaccggaggaaaacaaccaatcaaagccgagctggagcctgccgtctctgagcagctgtcaatcacttgcaaactccgatcaaacggtcaaactaggcagcgctgatcaaatatgaatcaatattctgttactgtaatgcctatttctcgcctcaaatgtttttttagaaacatcttgtagtgtactgtttagctgtaaaatgagaaagtttgtggcccggcagccatgttgagatcagtttaggaaataccaagcaccgcccaccagccggagcacagccaataggaacgctctctctctgaaatgacctgtgattaaccaaagtctcctgtcacgggctagattttttaaagcctgaaaacagagccatgaggaggtgcagaagtctagttttctctgagaacacttgaattacaatatgctgaaaggttattacgtAATTTTTGCgcaatgacgccaaaaacattctgcctattgcaggtttaatcttcttctttcttgttCGCTTGTCCATCGAAATCCGATGATGACTTTGATTTTACTGTTACCAAAAATTTGTTACTGTGTTTTTACAAAACCAAGTCAGTTTTAATTCTTCAGCTTCGATACTGACTGATATAAAGCAAATTCCCAATCTCTCTTTCTTACCTGTATTGGGCAACTCTGACTTTCCTCCCAACCAAGTGAGTGTGAAGCATCACACCAAACACTTGCAGATCAGGCACAGGATTCACAAGCTAGGGGTGGACAGTAAACACTATCAGGACCAGAGTCATAagcaacaagaaaaacaactatTAACTACTTGTCTAAGTTATTATAATAAGTTAATCCATACTGAACCACTACAGACCTGTGAGAAGAGAGAGGTATTGCACACACCGTAGGTGCGGAATTGATTGGCTTTCGGAGGGATGTCGTAGTTCCCAACTGGCGACACACCTGTGTTCAGGATGCCCGCATTATACTTCCGGAGTTTGGCTGTATAGTGCAGCCGCAGTCCTGAGCTGTCTGTCCGACCTAAACAGAAAAAGACATGAGTTCAAAAATGTTGCATCTTGGTCATGTGATGAACACCTCACTTGAAGCCACTTTTCTTCCGTagcatggtgatgtcaccaagtaacacatttccaTAATAACTGCCTATAGCGGGTCGTTTtgcgccctcaaacaaagctagctagagcggagctggagcggagtccgaagagtttggttcagttgaccaatcacaacagagtgggcaagctgaccaatcagagcaaactgggctttttggaggggaggggggtcatgagctcaaacagagcgtttcagacagagggtgaaaagaggtgctgcagcacagccactatgagaaaaatgtaagtgtttttttttaacattaacgcatttaaacatgttctagtagaaacccaaaatacaagtatgaacctgaaaattagcataataggtgccctttaatttaatttattcactcacctatttattttattcaatgtTTCTGCTTCATTTTTTACCGTATACTATCCCATTTATTCTGTGCCTCTCTACTTATATGTCTTATTATCCTCATAATTAGTAGTTGGTCTGTATATTATTGTATGAGTGACTGTTTTGTCATTCGTAATATGTAGAGTTTCGTGCATATATGGCAACACTCAGGGCTCACTTTCCCACTACCTCTGCCAGCAAATGGGGCTACTGACACATGGgacttatatgttttatttattattttattttatacctattcatttattttgaattttgtaCTGAATTACTTTCACCATTGTGTTTTCACAGGTTGTGGAACAGGGTTGGCTGGGGTTATTGCTGTTTGTAATGCCCTGTAACTGctgcaaaaatgtaataatatatatatatatataaaaaagaaaagtatgaACTCACAAGAGAAATTCTGCATTATAAACTGGAGGTTTGGCGCTTACAAGGAGCAAAGGCAGGGAGGATTTAACACAGAGATGCTATTGCCAAAAATACTAGGAACTTGACCTGTACTAAGAACTAAAACTCAGCAtatttcagcagtttgagccaTTCAATCTGTCATAGAATCAATACATGTCTAATCTGTAACCAATATTATATGTGTACTTTGTAATATCACAATTCAAGAataggatatatatatagaaagtGTGAAAAAGGAACTGCAGTATTTacctttttcattgtttatgttATTGTAGTGGATTTCCAGCCTATAGAATGTTTTACTGTTCGCACCTCCAAAAGGAATACCCACATTTTCTGGAAGCTCAAACACCTGAGGAATCAGGAATAAAATGTGGATCAGCTTGCACATAGTACAAAACTGACATGAATATACACAGGAGAACACAGACAACAAAATGGATCCAAGCCTTCAGAGATAAACACTTGATTCTCCCTCACCCCTCCTCCCACTCCCCATGCAGCCACCACCCCGTAGCAGTGGTCCCCCAGGTTGCCCATGTAGCACCACCCGTCGTATGGCTCCGTCACGAAGGGGGGGCAGCTGTACAGCAGCATGTGGTGCACAATGTCAACGTGCTCGATCACTGGTTCAAACTGAGGAAAAGTATAAGGATAGATTTGGTACAGAAGGAATGAAAAATGGTGAATGAAGGTAGAAATAAGTATGAAAATCGTAATGCTTGTACTTCATTTTTCAGCtaggaattaattaatgacactAACTAATACAAATAAGTATTGTCATTGTTGTCAGACTTGTTTTGCATTTGAAACCCCAGTATATGGTGTGTAAATCCAACATCTCATGTAAAGAACAGCATTAAATTGCTTATTTTGATTAATGGTGACAGATGAGTGATGACAATAACATGAAGAAAGGATGATTACCTGATATACATGATATATTGTGTTTGGATCTAAGTTTGGAAACTTCATGACCTTGCAGTGGTAGTAGGTATGATTCTGAGGGATAGTGATCTgcaaaaaataaagatgaaggTGAACAAAACACAATTCGCCTTTGTCTCTGGAGCTACAttacatatttaataattacttattatatataatcATGATTTATTAGTTggtttataatttgtattaagaatctgaatctgcaaagtaactaatagtaactagtaactaataCTGTCAAATAAGTATAaaagagtaaaaagtaaaatatttgcctctgagatgtagtggagtagaagtacaaagttacataaaatggaaatactcaagtaaaataaaagtacctcaaaattgtgctTAAATACAgcgcttgagtaaatgtacttagttacattccaccactgactaTAATGTATTCCAGCTCTCCCGTTAGATAATGATAAGTGAGCTATTCAAATTCCTATAAACATGCCTTGTCTATCATTGTCACAACAGTTTTCAATGATTCCTACATTGTCCACCGTGGCGCTGAGATAGTTGGAGTTGGTTGAGGTTGTCCTGGGCATATAGTTCAGCAGGTTGAGTTCCTTGGTGCCTCTACGGGCCCCGTGGTAGCTGTATTCATCTTTTTCTCCGTAGC is drawn from Sebastes umbrosus isolate fSebUmb1 chromosome 18, fSebUmb1.pri, whole genome shotgun sequence and contains these coding sequences:
- the moxd1l gene encoding DBH-like monooxygenase protein 2 homolog; this translates as MRSLLPLLYLLSVWTAGAGASDPNLPFMDYIDNNHMVCLKWGFDNLQGNITLKFIVNTTGWVGFGFSPNGGMAGADILMGGVGPNGTYFSDRHATGNSMPVVDVQQSYTLLSLIESEGQTIMTVQRPIKACDAQDFDITVKPVKIIYGYGEKDEYSYHGARRGTKELNLLNYMPRTTSTNSNYLSATVDNITIPQNHTYYHCKVMKFPNLDPNTIYHVYQFEPVIEHVDIVHHMLLYSCPPFVTEPYDGWCYMGNLGDHCYGVVAAWGVGGGVFELPENVGIPFGGANSKTFYRLEIHYNNINNEKGRTDSSGLRLHYTAKLRKYNAGILNTGVSPVGNYDIPPKANQFRTYGVCNTSLFSQLVNPVPDLQVFGVMLHTHLVGRKVRVAQYRNGKQIHFVALDENYDFGLQQGTLLGKIKTIKPGDEIAVECTYSTTNRTNVTRMGLATTDEMCLAFLLYYPAIKVTTCHSTPTAITTSYLMSEDTTTSDQDKIAEQESFIKNHPHIQYAGNEEDKYVFNPNGTVREMMKTPTVNCQFPGAVTSGTSWIVNPAGIILLLLSIAIM